The genomic interval GCCTTGGTGCACAATCTGGTTGCGCACGTAGTCTTCTGGCATGCCCTCGCGGCGAACGGTGCCAAACGGGCGCACGGCAAGGGCGCCGCCCGACGTGTTGGTCACGACATCCGTGATCGTGAACATGAAGTTCTCGTCGATCGCGATGGTGCGTACGACGGTGACGCCGTTGCCGGCGTCGAGCCTGAGCGTCACCGGCGTTTGCGGTGTAAGCGTCGCGGCGCCTTCACCAAGCGACCACGCCGAACGCGCGTCAGCAACGGTGGACACCGCCTCGCCGGACTGCATTTCCCAGCCGAAGAAGGCGTAGTGGCCGAATTCAGTGTTGCTCGGCGCGAGCAGCGTCACTTCCGGGCTGCTGTCATCCACGGTGCGGTGATAGCCGCGCAGGTTGAGGTCATCGATGCGCGCGCCTTCGAGCGAGATCGAGCCATCGACGGCGCCGGTGTCAATCGGGACGCGCGAGGCGGTGGTGGCTGCGAGCACCTGTTCACGCTGCACGGGCTCTGTCGAACTCGGCGCATCCGGCGTGCCGATGGCGTCGCCTTGCGCTTCCGCTGTCCGCGCCGCGTCCTGCGACTGCTCGATCTGGGCGCGCTCGGCCTGCGCGCGTTCGCGGGCGGGACCGGCATAGAAAAAGTCAAAGCCGATGAAAATCCCGATCGACAACACGATCGCCAGGATCACGTTTCTCGTCTCGTTGGGCCCTTGCCCGCCGCTAGGTTGCATTTTGGGTCAATCGCTTTCGGTCGGCGTTTCGCGCTCAGGGTGGGATTGCGCGCGCGGGCGGCGCTCGGATGTCGCGCCGGCTTGCAAGTCGGCGGCGAGCCTTAACAACGCGCTCTTAAGATCGTCAAGCAAGGCCGCCCAGTCGGCGTCCGGGGTGGATTGACGCGCCACCAGGACGTAGTCGACCCCAGCCAGGCCATGTTTCGGCAAAAGCTGGCGCGCGGCCTCCCGGAGCCGGCGCTTGGCGCGGTTGCGGATGACGGCCCCGCCGACCTTCTTGCTGGCGGTGAAGCCGATGCCCATGGGGCCGTCCTCGGCCCGGCGGCGGGCCTCGACCAGGAGATTAGGCCGGGCCGCGCGAACGCCAGCGCGCACATGCAGGAACTGGGCGCGCTTGGTCAGACGTTGGAGGCTGGTTTGGCTCATTTTGCCGGAGATGTACCCCGGCGCCGGGATCAGGCCGAGAGCTTCTTGCGGCCCTTGGCGCGGCGGCGCGCCAGCACCTTTTGGCCGCCAGCGGTGGCCATGCGGGCGCGGAATCCATGGCGGCGCTTCCGCACGAGCCGGCTCGGCTGATAGGTCCGCTTGGTGCTCACGACGCGCCTCGATCTCTTTTGGGCAGTAAAAATGAAGGCGCGGGGATTACCCCAGCGCCTCCCGAGCGTCAAGATGATCAGCCCTGAACTAGGGCCTGGATGATGATGAAGACGATAGCGACCGCCCAGAGGGCGCCAAAGTAGACGAGCGTTCGCGACAGGGTCCGTTTCTCGGTGGACATGGGGCGCTCCTTGGGGAGGGGGCGGGAGCAGGCACTCCAATCGCCAGCAAGCCATAACGAGGCCGACGATATCCATAGCGGGGAACCCTCGTTCTGCGAATGAAATTACTGTTGCGGTTCCCAGCGGCTCCCAACGGTTCCCGCCGGGGACAAGGGCTTGCCCTTGGGCTAAGGGCTTGGAGACGATGGCCAATCCCGACATTTCGCCGAGCCGGCCGGGTCCGATCCAGAGCATCCGCAACTTCGTGGACAGCTTGGCCGGCCGCCTGCTCGGGCTGACCGTGATCGCGGTGCTGGTGGGCGAGGCGCTAGTGTTTGCGGGCGCCCTGGCCGGGTTCCACGAGCAATGGCTGCGGGAACGCATGAACCTGGCGCAGATCGCGGCGCTGGCGCTGGAGGTTTCCCCCGATCTCGAGATCGCGGAATCGCTTGAGTACGAATTGCTGACCAACGCCGAAGTGCAGCGCGCTGCGCTGCAGCGGGCCGGCGAGCGGGTGCTGCTGTTGGAAGATCCGAATGTCGTGCCGACCGAACCGTTGGTGACCTACGATTATACGCAGGCCGACGAGGCGCGCCCGTTCTGGTGGGCGGTGGAGAGCTTCTTTGCGCCGCCGGGGCGGGTGCTTCGGGTGCTGTCGCGGCCGCGTTTTGAGAGCGGCGAGTTCATCGAGATTGTGCTGAACGAAGCGCCGCTGAAGCGCGCCATGAACGAATTCGCGCAACAGTTTCTGCTCGCATCGACGTGGATTCTGATCGCGGCGGCGGCGCTGATCTATTTCATGCTGACGCTCGCGTTCGTCGGTCCGATGCACGATCTCACGCGCGCCATAGAACGTTTCCGAGACAAGCCCGAAGACGTGTCGATCGCGTTTCCCCGTAGTTCACGCGGCGACGAGATCGGCCGGGCGCAGCGCGCAGCCGCGGATATGGCCGAGCAGGTTCGCAACGCGTTGCGGCAGAACGAGCGGCTCGCAGCGCTTGGCGGCGCTGTTGCGCGGATTGGCCACGATTTGCGCAATATGCTCTCCACAGCGCAACTCGTGGCCGATCGTTTGAAAAACTCCGAAGATGAGGAAGTGCGCCGCTTATTGCCGCGTTTGGAGCGCACGATCGATCGCGCGGCCGGCCTCGCGTCGAGCACGCTGAAATACGGACGCGCGGATGAGAAAGCGCCGGAACTGGAGCGGGTCGATGTTGCGGTCGCAACTGAGGATGCGGCGAGCGACGCGCTCGGTGGCTTTGAGGGCGTAAGCTATCGCGGCGACATCGAACCGCGGCTGGCGTGCGTGGCGGACGCAGAGCACTTGAATCGCATTGTGGTCAACCTGATGCGCAACGCGGCGCAGGCGATGGTGGATCACGATCGCAGCGACAAAACGATCGTTGTCCGCGCCGTGCGCGTGGAGGGCCGCTGTGAAATCGATGTGATCGACCATGGGCCTGGCGTGCGCGAGAATTTGCGCGCGCGTCTGTTTGAGCCGTTCGTGTCGGCAGCGCCGGAAGCGGGCGGCACCGGGCTTGGCCTAGCGATCGCGCGCGAACTCACGCGCTCGATGGGAGGCGAATTGGAGCTGACGCGGACCGGCGCCGAGGGCACGACGTTCCGGATCACGTTGCCAGCGGCGTGAGCGGCGACCAACCGACCGGCGCGCGCGACTGACACTTGTCATGATATTATTGTCAGGCGATAATTAATCATCGCCAACAAGAAATATCGGAGAAAATCCATGCGTTGGGCGTTAGCCGCACTCGTTGTCATGATCGCGGGCGTCGCCGTGGCGCAGCCATCGCGGCGCTACGACCTCTACATTTTCGACACCGGCGATGGGCGGGAGATTTACGCCGTCGCCGCTGCTGGCCGGGCGTCCGCGCTCGAGGTGCGCGGCTGTGGCGATGTGAGTTTGATCGCGGAAGCCGCCGAGATGGTGCATGAGCTGCGCGTGCGGCGCGCGCGCGACGACGACAACGTCATCATCGTTCACGGCCGCAACTCGCGCACCGAACTCGGTCCATGCGGCGCCGACGAAGATTCGGAAAATCTGGATGAGGAAGCGCAGCGAGAAGACGACGCGACATCGCTCGTCGTCATCGAGAACATGTCGCCGTCGCAGACACGCAACACGCTGCGCACACTCGACGCGGCGCCCGTCGCGATCCGCGAACGGATGATCGCTGATCTAGGGCTTTAAGGCGCTGGCTGAATGTGACCAACGATGCCTTCGCGGCGTGGGTCAGCGCCGCCGACGAGGCCCTGCGGCGTGACGCGAATGGCGTGAATGCCGGAATCCTCCATGGCGCCGACTTCGCGGAGCTGCCAGCCGCGCGCGGTAATCGCGTCGGCGATGCCTGCCGGCAGGCGCGATGGCTCGATAACGACCGATGACGTGCGCGCTGTGGCGTTGGAAAGATCGATCGCTTGTTGCGGCGTCAGACCCCAATCGAGGATGCCGATCGTGGTGCGCGCGACGTAGCCGATGATCGAGGAGCCGCCGGGCGAGCCGATTACGAGCGCCAGTTCGCCGTTGCGGTCGGTGACAATCATTGGCGACATCGAGGAGCGTGGCGCTTTGCCTGGCTCAACAGCATTGGCGACGGGGCGTCCGTTGAGTGTCGGCTCGAAGGCGAAGTCCGTCAGCTGGTTGTTCAGGAAGAAGCCCGCAACCATGCGCTGCGCGCCGAATGCGGATTCCACTGTCGCAGTCATCGACACGGCGTTGCCCCAGGCGTCGACGATGGACACGTGCGACGTGCCGCTATCCTCGCTGAACGCATTGCCCCAGCGATCGTAAAGCTCTTGTCCCACCGGCATGCCGGGCAACACTTGCGTCGGCGCGTGCGCGACATCGATCTGCTGGGCGCGTTGATCCAGATATTCCGGTGCAATCAGTTCGAGTGTGGGAACTGTCGCGAACTGCGAGTCGGCCATGTAGTGGTCGCGGTCGGCGTAGGCGAGGCGGCTGGCCCATAGGAACGCCGACCAATCATCGGCGTTCTCGGCGCCGCCGGGCAAGGGACGCGCGCGCTGATAGAGGCCGAGGATCGCAAGCGTCGCGTTGCCTGATGACGGCGAGCCGACCGTGCAGGCGCGATAGACGCGATAAACGCTGCACACAGGCTCCATCCGGCGCGGCGTGACCGCGCGCAGATCGTCGAGCGTGAGCGTGCCGCGGCGTGGATTGGCTTGGGCTGCGGCGACGATGGCGTCAGCGATCGGCCCTTCGCTCAACGCGCTCGGGCCGCGTTCGGCGATAGCGCGCAACGTGCGTGCGTAGTCGGGATTGCGCAGCAGATAGCCGACAGTGCGCGGCGCGCCGGCCGCGTCAAAGAAATAGGCGCGCGCCGCGAAATCCGCGCGCAGACGTCCGCGTTCGCCATAAGCGGCGATCAATCGCGCCAAACGCGGCGAAACTTCAAAGCCGTCTTCGGCGAGTTGCATTGCGGGTTCAACAAGGCGCGACCACGGCAACCGGCCGTGCTCGTCGTGCGCCAGTTTGAGCATCGCCACCAAAGACGGCGCCCCGATTGAACGGCCGCTCGCTTGCGCGTCCATGAACGGCAGCGGCCGGCCGCGATTGTCCAAGAACATCGTGGGTGTTGCGCCAGCCGGCGCGCGTTCGCGGCCGTCATAGGCGCTGATGGCTTCACTGTGGTCGTCGTAGAACATCAAGAAGCCGCCGCCGCCGATGCCAGACGATTGCGGCTCCACCAACCCCAGCACGAACTCAGCGGCGATCGCTGCGTCCACGGCGTTGCCGCCTTCGCCCAAAATCTGAATTGCGGCGTTGACCGCGTGCGGATTGGCGGCGGTGACCATTGCTTCGCCGCGCGCGGGTGGCGGCCCTTGCGAGTCCGGCGCGGATGCGGATGCGCAGGCAGCGAGCGCGAGCGCGATGAGCGGCGCGGCGAGGCGCTTCAACGATTGCTTGTCAAACATGCAGGCGCTTCCTACGAGGGCGAGGTTTAACAAACGCGGAAGCAAGCCCATGGCGCGTCCCGGCCCGACCAATACTTTGTGTGATGTGGCCGGTTTGTCCATAGGAACAGCCGAAGACTCCGATGCGCTGACGGGCGTCACCGTGATCGTGCCCGAGACGCGTGCGGTGTGCGCGGCGGATGTGCGCGGCGGCGGGCCAGGTACACGCGAAACTGACGCACTGGCGCCGGGCGGCATCGCTGGCGCCGTTGACGCCGTCGTGCTCGCGGGGGGCTCTGTGTACGGACTCGCCGCGGCGGATGGCGTCACCGCAGCGATGGGCGCGGAAGGCAAAGGCTTTGGGCTGATCGACTTGCCCGGCGTGCCGCGCTCGCCAGTGATTCCAGCTGCGATCCTCTACGACTTGGCGAATGGCGGAAACAAAGCGTGGGGCGATGCGCCGCCCTACGCCGCGCTCGGCAAGCGCGCGTACGCGGCGCGCTCACGCGACGTGAAGCTTGGCAATGTCGGCGCCGGGCTCGGCGCCAAAGCCGGCGCGCTGAAAGGCGGTCAGGGCACCGCGTCGATTGTTACGAGTGACGGCTTCACTGTCGCCGCGTTGGCGTGCGTGAATTGCTGGGGGTCGACGACGATGCCGGGGCAGCGCGCGTTCTGGGCGGCGGCGTTCGAGATCGACGGCGAGTTCGGCGGCGTCGCGCCGCTTGCTCTGCCGTTCGATCTGGAGGAGTGGGGCGGCGCCAAGATGCAAACAGCGCCGCGCGCTAACACGACAATCGCGTGTGTGGCTGTCGACGCAGATCTCACGCCGACGGAGATCAAACGCGTCGCGCAGATGGCGAGCGCGGGGCTAGCGCGCGCGATCCGTCCGGTGTTTGCGCCGTTCGACGGCGACGTCGTGTTTGCGCTCGCGACGGCGGCGAAGGTAACGCCCGAACCGCGGGTGCTTGCCGTTGCTCGCTTTGGCGCGTTGGCGGCGGATTGTTTGGCGCGCGCAGTGGCGCGGGCCGTTTATGCTGCGGAAACCGTCGGTGTTCACAGCGCGTGGCGCGAACTCTCTTGAAGAGGCCGGTCACAGTAAAGGCCGAGAAGGTTCACACCTTCAAGACCGAGGGCGCCTTCTACAAATGGCTCGCCAAGCATCACGGCGACGACGAAGTCTGGATCAAGATCCACAAGGTGAGTTCGGGATTGAAGTCGATCACGCCGAAGGAGGCGATCGATACCGTCCTGTGTTGGGGCTGGATTGATGGCGTCCGCAAGAGTCTCGACGACACCAGCTATCTGCAGCGCTACTCACCGCGCACCAAGACGAGCATCTGGAGCAAGATCAACGTCGACAACGTCGCGCGTTTGATCCTTGAAGGCCGGATGACCGAGCATGGGCTGAAGCAAGTCGAGGCCGCGAAGGCGGACGGTCGCTGGGCGCGCGCTTACGGCAGCGGCCAGGGCATGAAGATCCCGCCTGATCTTCAGGCGGCGATCGACGCCGATCCCAAAGCGCGCGCCATGCTGAAGAAACTCAGCGCACAGAACCGCTTCGCGCTCGCCTTTCGCGTCCACAACATGAAGACGGAGACGGGTCGCAAGAAGAAGGTCGCCGACTTCGTCGCCATGCTCCGGCGCGGCGAAACGATCCACCCGCAGCGCGACAAGCCCTGAGCCCGCAGGAACGAGCGGTAGGTCGTCCTGAACCGCCGCCGCCGGCCCGGCCACTGCCGCCTTGCAACCGCCATCACGGGAGGCTATGCACCGCGCCTTCGCGCGCCCTTAGCTCAGCTGGATAGAGCACCAGACTACGAATCTGGGGGTCAGGAGTTCGAATCTCTTAGGGCGCGCCATTTCCCGGTAAAATATACCCTCTCACGGCTTTGACGCGGTGATTTTTCACCGGATTTTCGACGAATATTGCGCGAATGCGTCGGCTGTGGTTGTTGCCGCGCAAATAGGCAGCCCTAGCGTAAGAGCGGCCGTCGGAGCGAAGCGTCCATCATGAAATCGTCGCGCCGCCGGGTCGTAATCACGCTCGGGCTTTCTGTGCTCGCCCAGCTTCCGGAGCCGCTTTGATGATCAACTGGAAATCGCATCCGTCGTTCGACGGGCACGAGGACGTCGTATTCGTAGGCGGCGAAGCGCAAGGCTTTGCCGGCATCGTTGCAATTCACTCAACCGCCATCGGCCCCGCCGCAGGCGGTTGCCGCATCTGGGATTATGACAGCGCCGACGATGCGTTGACCGATGCGCTCCGCCTCTCGCGCGGCATGACCTACAAGAACGCCATGGCCGATCTGCCGCTCGGCGGCGGCAAGGCCGTGATCTACCGGATCAACACCGATCGCGTGGACGCCTTCCAAAAGTTCGGCGACGCGGTCGAAAAACTGAACGGCCGCTACATCACCGCCGAAGATGTGGGCGCCAGTGTCGCCGACATGCGCGCCATCGCCCGCTCGACCTCTTACGTTGCGGGCATCCCAAAAGAAGCTGGCCAAGCGGGCGGTGATCCATCGCCGATGACGGCGCTGGGTGTGTTCGTCTCGATCAAGGCGCTGCTCGGCGGCTCTGTGCAGGGCCGCACGGTGGCTGTGCAGGGCGTGGGCGCGGTGGGCTACAATCTCTGCAAGCTGTTGGCGGACGAGGGCGCAAAGCTCATTATCGCCGACGTGAACCAAACCAATCTGCATCGAGCTCAAGCGCTAGGCGCGGAAATCGCGCCGGTGGACCAAATCCACGCCGCGGGCGCCGATCTCTACTCGCCGTGTGCCCTTGGCGCGGGGCTCAACACGCGCACTATCCCGGAACTCGGCGCGAAGTTTGTGTGCGGCGCAGCGAACAACCAGCTTGAGACCGAAGATGACGGCGCTCGCCTGGTGGAACGCGGCATCACCTATGCGCCGGATTATGTTGTCAACGCGGGCGGCATCATCAACGTGTCGGCCGAGTATTTGGGTGAGGCGGCTGATGTCGTCGAAGGCCGGGTGCGGGCGATTGCGCCGCGCTTGCTGCTGGTGCTGGAAAGCGCCAAGAGCAAAGGCCTGACGCCGCACCAAGCTGCCGACGCGATCGTGCGTGAACGTCTCGCCGCCGCGAGGAAGTGATGGACGACATGAGCCGCAAACCGAACGCGCTTGATCTGCACGTGCCGTCGCCGCGCACGCGGCCGGGCGACAAGCCGGACTTCAGCGGCTGGAGCTTTCCCGAACCGGGCGACACGCCGCGTCCGGACATCGACGAAAGCGCGGTCGAGCTTCGCGAGTACGCGTACGGCCTGATCCGTGTGCTCGACATGGAAGGCAATGCGCTCGGACCCTGGACGCCGCACCTCGCGCCGGAAACGCTGCGCCGCGCCATCAAGTACATGCTGCTGCTGCGTGCGTACGACGAGCGCATGCATCGCGCGCAACGTCAGGGCAAGACGTCGTTCTATATGCAATCGCTTGGCGAAGAGGCGATCTCGATTGCACAGGCGATGGCGCTCAACGCCGACGACATGTGTTTCCCGTCCTATCGCCAGCAAGGCATCCTGATCGCGCGCGACTATCCGCTGATCGACATGATGCACCAAGTCTACTCCAACGCGAGCGACCCGATGCGCGGCCGGCAATTGCCGGTAATGTATTCGTCGAAGAAGGACGGCTTCTTCACAATCTCCGGCAACCTCGCGACGCAAGTGCCGCAAGCGGTGGGCTGGGCGATGGCGTCGGCTTATGCGGGTGACGGTCGCATTTGCGCGACGTGGCTGGGCGAAGGCTCGACGGCGGAAGGCGACTTCCACGCGGCGATGACGTTTGCGGCAGTGTACCGGGCGCCGGTTATCATCAACGTCGTCAACAATCAGTGGGCGATCAGCTCGTTCCAAGGCATCGCCGGCGGTGAGAACACGACGTTCGCGGCGCGTGGTGTCGGTTACGGCATGCCGCCGCTGCGCGTGGACGGGAACGACTTCCTTGCCGTCTATGCGGTGACGCAATGGGCGGCCGAGCGCGCGCGCGCGAATTTGGGCCCGACGCTGATCGAGCACTTCACCTATCGCGGCGGCCCGCACTCGACGTCTGACGATCCCGCGCGTTATCGGCCAGCGGATGAAAAAGCGTCCTGGCCGTTGGGCGATCCGATCGATCGGTTGAAGACGCACCTGATCTCGATCGGCGAATGGTCCGAAGGCCAACACAAGGAAGCGCAAGAAGACGCGCAGGAAACCGTGCGCGCGACCGGCCGTGAAGCCGAGAAGGTTGGCGTACTTAGCGTCGAGGCGCCATCAACGCACACCCGCGCCAGCATGTTCGAGGACGTTTACAAAGATCTGCCCTGGCACTTGCGCCAGCAGCGCGACGAGCACGGAGTCTGACGCCCATGGCCACGATGACCATGATCCAGGCGCTGAACTCAGCGCTCGACAACATGATGGAACGCGATCCGAACGTCCTGACGTTCGGCGAAGACGTCGGCTATTTCGGCGGCGTGTTCAAAGTGACGGAGCATTTGCAGAAGAAGTACGGCGCCAAGCGCTGCTTCGATGCGCCGATCAACGAGAACGGCATCGCTGGCGTTGCTGTCGGCATGGCCGCCTATGGTCTGCGTCCCGTGATCGAAATCCAGTTCGCGGACTACATGTATCCCGCTTACGACCAGCTGGTCAGCGAAGCGGCGCGGCTGCGCTATCGCTCGGCTGGCGACTTCACTGCCCCGCTTACGGTGCGTATGCCGTACGGCGGCGGCATTCGCGGCGGACAAACGCACAGCCAATCGCCGGAAGCTCTGTTCACGCACGTCGCCGGTTTGAAGACGGTGATTCCATCGACGCCGTACGACGCGAAAGGGTTGCTGATCTCGGCGATCGAAGAAGACGATCCGGTGATCTTCATGGAGCCGAAGCGGATCTATAACGGCCCGTTCGATGGTTTCCACGATCGCCAAGTTTCGCCGTGGTCGAAGCATCCGGCCAGCGACGTGCCGGAGGGCTATTACAAAATCCCTCTAGGCAAGGCGAACATCGTGCGCCCGGGCGAGGCGGTGACTGTGCTTGCATATGGCACGATGGTTCACGTCGCGAAGGCGGCCGCTGAAGAAAGCGGGATCGACGCGGAAGTGATCGATCTGCGCACGCTGCTGCCGGTGGACATCGATACAATCGTAGCGTCGGTCGAGAAGACCGGGCGCTGCGTGATCGTGCACGAAGCGACGCGCACGTCTGGCTACGGCGCGGAGTTGAGTGCGCTGGTGCAGGAGCATTGCTTTTATAAGCTCGAGGCGCCGATCCAACGCGTCACGGGCTACGATACGCCGTATCCGCACTCGCTTGAGTGGGAGTATTTTCCGACGCCGCCGCGCATCATCAAGGCGATGCGCGCCGTCGTGGACGCCTGAGGGAATAATGGGCCAATTCGTTTTCAAACTGCCGGATGTGGGCGAAGGTACGGCTGAGGCCGAGATCGTCGCGTGGCATGTACGCGTGGGCGATGTCGTCAAGGAAGACGCGCCGCTCGTGGACGTGATGACGGATAAGGCGACGGTGGAGATGACCGCGCCCGTTTCCGGCAAAATCGTGTCACTTCACGGCGAGCCTGGCGACATGGCGCCCGTCGGCGGCCAGATCGTGGTGTTCGAGACCGATGGCGAAGAGGTTTCCTCCCCCGCAAGCGGGGGAGCAAAAGGAAACGGCGCCGAGCCTAAGCCACGCATCCGCGCACAAGCAGGCGCGACGTGGTCCGAGGACGAAGTGAAAGCGGCGATGCAAGGCGGCGCTCCGCAGGCGAAGGCCGTGCCGGCGGCGGCAATGCCGGGTGCTGCGCAGAAAGCTAAGGCGCCCGCGCCGTCGCAAGCTGTCGCTAAGCCGGCGGGGCGTGATGCAACAGTGCGCGAATGGTCGGAGGCGCAAGCGTCGCCGGCCGTGCGCGCGCGTGCGCGGAAGCTGGGCCTCGAGCTTGGCCAAGTGCGCGGCACAGGCCCGGAGGGCCGCATTACGCACGAAGATCTAGACGCGGTGCTTGTGCCTGCCGCCGGCTCGCGCCGCGGCGGTTCGGCTCTGACCGAGAAGAACGGCGTGGAGCCGGTGAAGATTATCGGCCTGCGGCGCAAGATCGCGGAGAAGATGCAGGACGCCAAGCGCCGCATTCCGCACTTTGCGTACGTCGAAGAATGCGATCTCACCGAGCTTGAAGAACTCCGCGCGCACCTGAACGCCACCAAGCGCAGCGATCAGCCGAAGCTGACGCTATTGCCGTTCCTGATGCGGGCGCTGGTGCTCTCGCTGCCGGATTTCCCGCAGATCAATGCGCGCTTCGATGACGAACAGGGAATCGTCTATCGCCACGACAACGTCGATATTGGCATCGCCACGCAAACAGATAACGGCCTGATCGTGCCGGTGGTGTGCCACGCAGAAGCGCGCGACGTGTGGGATAGCGCCACCGAAGTCTCGCGCCTCGCCGCCGCGGTGCGCGCCAATACGGCGACGAAGGAAGAGTTGTCCGGCTCCACTATCACCATCACCTCGCTCGGCGCGTTGGGCGGCATCGTTACGACGCCAGTGATCAATCACCCGGAAGTGGCGATCATTGGCGTCAACAAGCTAGTTGAGCGCCCGGTGGTGAAGAACGGCGCGATCGTCATTCGTAAGATGATGAACCTCAGCTCGTCGTTCGATCACCGCGTGGTCGATGGCTACGACGCAGCCGCGTTCATTCAGCGCGTCAAAGGCATGCTGGAGCATCCGGCGGCCTTGTTTATTGATCGGTAAGTGATGCGCATTCTCGTCGCCATCGGTGCAATCGCACTTTGTGTCGCCGGCGCGGCGTTGGCGCGGGAGGAGCCGCAAGCCAATCCCGAGCTGGAGTATGAGCGCCAGCCGACAGGGCCGGACTATGCGCGCAATTTTCCGCCAGGATACAATGCGCCAGGCTCGGCAGGCTTAGTCGTCTTGTGTTGCAGGCCAAATGCGGAGCGCGGACTGAGCTGTGATGTGGCGTTCGAAGCGCCGCGTAACGTTGGATTCAGTCAAGCGACGCTCAACATTGTCCGGCGTTTTCGCCTTACGCCTGAATCCTACGCCGCCTATCAAGCCGGCCCGCGCCTGCCAATCAGACGTACGATCCATTGGATAATGAATCCGAAGCCTGAAGGGTGGGACGACTACGCCGCGCAGGTCCGAACCGCGACAGCCGAAATTTGTGAACCGCCTCCTGCGAGCCCGACGCCGAGCCCGAATTGACCGACTTCACCGAAGCCGCCGCCAACAATCGCCGCGTCACGCGCCTCACCGCGCTGATGGCTGGGCATGGCTTGACGTTCCTTCAGGACTCTACACCTTCTACGTCGACACCGTGCAGGGCCTGATGATGCCGCACTTGCGTGCGCAGGTGGTGACGTTCGGCGTTGCGATGCTTGCGGGTGTTGCGCTCGCGCATGCGGGGTTGGTTGTGCCGGATGCGCGCCCGTGGACGCGGCGCGTGCTTGAAGGCGCTTCGGGGGCGCTGCTGCTGTTGACGTGGTTCGTGTTGGGGAACGCGTTCCTCAATCTGCACTGAGGAACTGGCGGTACAACGCGACGTTTACGATGCATGCTCGATCACACCGGAATCGTCGTCACCGATCTCGATAAAGCGCGCCGCTTCTATGATGCGATTGCCAAGCCGCTGGGCTTGATGACGGCAGACAACGGTCCCGACGCATTTCTGTTGGGCAGGAGTCCAACCGAATACCCATATCTTTGGATCGGCCGGTTGATCCCGTCTTACTGGGTCGAAGGTTCTCGACCTGGCATCAATCAGATGCACGTTGCGTTCGCGGCGAAGACGAAAGCCGCGGTCGATGCATTTTATGCGACGGCGCTGGAGGCCGGGGGCAAGGACAATGGCCTGCCGGGGCCACGGAAGGGCGCGGATCAATATTATGGCGCGTTCGTGCTGGATCCCGACGGCAACAACATCGAGGCCTGCTATCGCGGCCCGGACGCTGTCTAACGCTCTGTCATAGAGCGAAAAAACGACATTCCCCACGCAGCCGTGACCGGCGTCATCTTCCCGCCGCGCTTGCAAGCGCCTATTGGGGGGGCAGGGACAACTCGAGGCGGCGCTAGAACGCGCCGAGGCAGGGGCGCGTCATGGCGGACATCTTCATTTCTTACGCCAGCGAGGATCGCAATCGGGTGCGGCCGCTCGCGGAAGCTCTGATGTCGCGTGGCTTCAATGTGTGGTGGGATCGCTCGCTCTCGGCGGGCCAGGACTACACCGCCATCATCGAGAAAGAGCTGAAGAGCGCCAAAGCGGTGATCGTGGTGTGGACGCGGTCGTC from Terricaulis silvestris carries:
- a CDS encoding VOC family protein, producing the protein MLDHTGIVVTDLDKARRFYDAIAKPLGLMTADNGPDAFLLGRSPTEYPYLWIGRLIPSYWVEGSRPGINQMHVAFAAKTKAAVDAFYATALEAGGKDNGLPGPRKGADQYYGAFVLDPDGNNIEACYRGPDAV
- a CDS encoding thiamine pyrophosphate-dependent enzyme; protein product: MSRKPNALDLHVPSPRTRPGDKPDFSGWSFPEPGDTPRPDIDESAVELREYAYGLIRVLDMEGNALGPWTPHLAPETLRRAIKYMLLLRAYDERMHRAQRQGKTSFYMQSLGEEAISIAQAMALNADDMCFPSYRQQGILIARDYPLIDMMHQVYSNASDPMRGRQLPVMYSSKKDGFFTISGNLATQVPQAVGWAMASAYAGDGRICATWLGEGSTAEGDFHAAMTFAAVYRAPVIINVVNNQWAISSFQGIAGGENTTFAARGVGYGMPPLRVDGNDFLAVYAVTQWAAERARANLGPTLIEHFTYRGGPHSTSDDPARYRPADEKASWPLGDPIDRLKTHLISIGEWSEGQHKEAQEDAQETVRATGREAEKVGVLSVEAPSTHTRASMFEDVYKDLPWHLRQQRDEHGV
- a CDS encoding alpha-ketoacid dehydrogenase subunit beta encodes the protein MATMTMIQALNSALDNMMERDPNVLTFGEDVGYFGGVFKVTEHLQKKYGAKRCFDAPINENGIAGVAVGMAAYGLRPVIEIQFADYMYPAYDQLVSEAARLRYRSAGDFTAPLTVRMPYGGGIRGGQTHSQSPEALFTHVAGLKTVIPSTPYDAKGLLISAIEEDDPVIFMEPKRIYNGPFDGFHDRQVSPWSKHPASDVPEGYYKIPLGKANIVRPGEAVTVLAYGTMVHVAKAAAEESGIDAEVIDLRTLLPVDIDTIVASVEKTGRCVIVHEATRTSGYGAELSALVQEHCFYKLEAPIQRVTGYDTPYPHSLEWEYFPTPPRIIKAMRAVVDA
- a CDS encoding Leu/Phe/Val dehydrogenase, whose product is MINWKSHPSFDGHEDVVFVGGEAQGFAGIVAIHSTAIGPAAGGCRIWDYDSADDALTDALRLSRGMTYKNAMADLPLGGGKAVIYRINTDRVDAFQKFGDAVEKLNGRYITAEDVGASVADMRAIARSTSYVAGIPKEAGQAGGDPSPMTALGVFVSIKALLGGSVQGRTVAVQGVGAVGYNLCKLLADEGAKLIIADVNQTNLHRAQALGAEIAPVDQIHAAGADLYSPCALGAGLNTRTIPELGAKFVCGAANNQLETEDDGARLVERGITYAPDYVVNAGGIINVSAEYLGEAADVVEGRVRAIAPRLLLVLESAKSKGLTPHQAADAIVRERLAAARK
- a CDS encoding dihydrolipoamide acetyltransferase family protein is translated as MGQFVFKLPDVGEGTAEAEIVAWHVRVGDVVKEDAPLVDVMTDKATVEMTAPVSGKIVSLHGEPGDMAPVGGQIVVFETDGEEVSSPASGGAKGNGAEPKPRIRAQAGATWSEDEVKAAMQGGAPQAKAVPAAAMPGAAQKAKAPAPSQAVAKPAGRDATVREWSEAQASPAVRARARKLGLELGQVRGTGPEGRITHEDLDAVLVPAAGSRRGGSALTEKNGVEPVKIIGLRRKIAEKMQDAKRRIPHFAYVEECDLTELEELRAHLNATKRSDQPKLTLLPFLMRALVLSLPDFPQINARFDDEQGIVYRHDNVDIGIATQTDNGLIVPVVCHAEARDVWDSATEVSRLAAAVRANTATKEELSGSTITITSLGALGGIVTTPVINHPEVAIIGVNKLVERPVVKNGAIVIRKMMNLSSSFDHRVVDGYDAAAFIQRVKGMLEHPAALFIDR